The DNA segment GTTTGATAGGTTCCACTTATTTTTGAAGATAAATGGATCGTAACAATATCTTCATACCCTTCTGCCTTTAGTTGTTCAAATAACTCAACAAACCGGCCAATTGCAGGCTGTGACGTTGTTGGCAGGGCATCTGTCGCCGCCATTTCTTGATAAAATTGATCTGTACCTAAATCAACAAGCTCCTGATAGGCTTCATTTCCAATCACCACATTTAACGGAATAATATGAATGTCATATTCGTTCACATGTTCTTTTGTGATGTACGCTGTACTATCTGTAACGATCGCTGTTTTTTTCATATGGTTCCTCGCTTTTATTGTGACAATCCTAATCTTATCCTAATGTACCTTGATTTTTCACCTGTTTCAAGACTATCGACAAGAAAAGAGAGAATTCAATGATGCTTGAATTCTCTCTCTACTCCCCTTATCGAACAACAACGTACCCTTTTTTAATCGCTTCTACTACAGCTTGTGTACGGTCATTCACGCTCATCTTTTGTAAGATGTTACTAACGTGGTTTTTGACTGTTTTCTCACTAATATATAATGTCTCACCAATGGCACGGTTACTTTGACCATCTGTCATTAACTGAAGCACTTCACACTCACGACGAGTTAAAATGTGTAAAGGCTTGCGGTATTCAACTTCTCTAAAACCAATGGATTCCTCATGCTCTTCGTCTTCTTTTGCAAGTCTACGATATTCTTTAATGAGGTTATGAGTAACCTTAGGGTGAATATATGCTCCTCCAGAAGCAACGACCTTCACTGCCTCAATTAACGCTTCAGCATCCATTTCTTTTAATAGATATCCGGATGCTCCTGTTTTTAAGACATGAGTGACATACGTTTCATCGTCATGAATGGAAAGGATTAAGACTTTCACATGAGGAAAGGCTTTTACTAAGTCTCTTGTTGCCTCTACACCATTCAGCTTTGGCATATTAATATCCATTAGAATGACATCCGGGCTATGCTGTCTGACTAAAGATACAGCTTCCTCTCCGTCTTCTCCGTCTGCTACAACTTCAAAATTGTTTTCTAGTGCAAGAATACGTTTTACACCTTCTCTAAATAGCTGGTGATCGTCGATAATAACGATTCGTATGTTTTTTTGTTCTGCTTCATTCATTGGTATCACCTCTCTGGAAACCCTCTTTGTAATCGAATCATCTCTTATTTTTGCAATATATGTTGTTTAATTGATTGGAATATGAATAAAAACAGTCGTACCCATCTTTAATTTGGAATGAATCTTAAGTTCACCTTTTAGCATATTCACACGTTCTTTCATTCCAAGTAATCCAAACGATCCTTCTTTTTGCTGATCAGGATCAAATCCAGTTCCATCATCCCGAACAACGATGATCACCATTGTTGGTTTGATTTCAATCTTCACTTGAATTTCTTTAGGACTTGCATGCTTGTAGGCATTTTGAACAGCTTCTTGAACAAGACGGAACATTGCTACTTCAAAGTGCTGAGATAAACGATGTTCCTTCCCGAAATGACGAAAGGTAACAGGAATGTTATGTCGCTCTTCAAATGTAGTAAGGTATTTTGACAAGGTAGGCACTAACCCTAAATCATCAAGTGCCATGGGACGTAAATCATAGATAATCCGTCTAACCTCAGCCAGTGATGCCTTCACCATTTTTCGAAGGTCACGAATCTCAAATAATGCTGCGTCCATACCATCTTCTAAGAAAACTCGTTCCACAAGTTCCGATCGCAAGAGAACATTTGCCATCGTCTGTGCTGGTCCATCATGAATCTCACGAGAAAGTCTTCTTCTCTCTTCCTCCTGA comes from the Alkalihalobacillus sp. FSL W8-0930 genome and includes:
- a CDS encoding response regulator transcription factor; this encodes MNEAEQKNIRIVIIDDHQLFREGVKRILALENNFEVVADGEDGEEAVSLVRQHSPDVILMDINMPKLNGVEATRDLVKAFPHVKVLILSIHDDETYVTHVLKTGASGYLLKEMDAEALIEAVKVVASGGAYIHPKVTHNLIKEYRRLAKEDEEHEESIGFREVEYRKPLHILTRRECEVLQLMTDGQSNRAIGETLYISEKTVKNHVSNILQKMSVNDRTQAVVEAIKKGYVVVR
- a CDS encoding ATP-binding protein encodes the protein MANKNMLDDIITHTLDSVGTSREKIFNIGETSRQEYETLQSQLKDVRIKVADIIEKHDKTEMHSKFARNRLAEVSRAFNRYSSEEVQAVYEQANEYQVKLAVLHQEETQLREKRDDIERRLISLNETIEHAEQLAVQMTVVYNFLTSDLQQVGEALKDAREKQAFGLQIIEAQEEERRRLSREIHDGPAQTMANVLLRSELVERVFLEDGMDAALFEIRDLRKMVKASLAEVRRIIYDLRPMALDDLGLVPTLSKYLTTFEERHNIPVTFRHFGKEHRLSQHFEVAMFRLVQEAVQNAYKHASPKEIQVKIEIKPTMVIIVVRDDGTGFDPDQQKEGSFGLLGMKERVNMLKGELKIHSKLKMGTTVFIHIPIN